Genomic segment of Xanthobacter dioxanivorans:
TCAGTCTTGAGGATGGCATCGCGACCATCACGCTTGACAACCCGGCAAGCCACAATGCGGTGGATGAGCCCATGCGCGCCGGCCTTGCCGAGGCCTATGCCGCGATCGAGGCGGACGAGCGCGTCCGCGTCGCCATCATCCGCGGCAGCGAGGACGGTTCGTTCTGCTCCGGCGGATCGATCGACGGCTATCTCGAGACGAATGCCTTCGGGCCGGAAGGTTCAGGTCCGCCGAAGATTCCTCGGCCCTATCCTTCGCGCAAGCCCTATATCGCGGCGATAACGGGATACGCCCTCGGCGGCGGCTTCAGCCTCGCCATCAGCTGCGACCTGCGCATTGCCGGACGACATGCGCAGATGGGCCCGACCGGGCTCAGGCTCGGCGCGGTTCAGGGTGCCCAGACCATCAGCCGCCTGACGCGGCTGATCGGCGCCAGCAGGGCGCTCGGGATCCTGCTTCTGTCCCAGCGCGTCGGCGCCGAGGAGGCCGAGCGCATCGGTCTCGTGCATGCCGTTGCCGAGGAGGGGGCGGTCTTCGAGACGGCGTTGTCATGGGCGGGCGCGATCGCGCGGTTCGATCCCTGGGCCGTTCAGAAGACAAAGCAGCTTGTCTACGAGGCGCAGCACCTGCCTCTCGCCGAGGCCGTGGCATGGGAAGACGAAGTGGCTGCGGAAGGCTACCGGCGTCCTGAGGCCCTGGCCGGATTCCTCGCATTCAAGACACGCCGGAGACAGGGACCATAATGGCGAAGGAGAAATCCGGACCTCTCGCAGGTGTCAGGGTGGTGCATCTGGCATCCCTCGGGCCGGGCCCCTACGCGACGATGCTCCTGGCCGATATGGGATGCGACGTGGTCATCGTCGACCGGACGTCACCGATGCAGGTCTCGGTCCGACCCGCTGCGGACCCCCGCAGGCGCGGCCAGTCCAGCATCGCGCTCGACCTGAAGAACGTGGAGGCGCGGACCGTCCTGCTGGATCTCGTCGGGCGCGCGGATGTGCTGATCGAGGGAATGCGGCCGGGGGTGGCCGAGCGCCTCGGGGTGGGGCCGACGACGTGCCTCGGGCTCAACCCGAGGCTGATCTATGCGCGCGTGACGGGATGGGGCCAGACCGGTCCGCTGGCCGATCGGGCCGGCCATGACATCAACTACATCGCACTCAGCGGCGCCCTGGATGCCATGGGGCCGCCGGACACGCCGCCGCCCGTCCCCTCAATCTGCTGGGCGATTATGCGGGCGGTGGGGTGTTCGTGGCGCTCGGCATCGTTGCGGCGCTCTGTGAGCGCGAGCGTACGGGAAAGGGCCAAACGCTGGATGCGGCCATTGTCGACGGCGTCGCATCGCTCACCGCCGCGACCCTTGGCATGCTGGCCGAGGGTCAGTGGGGCCCGCGCGGTACCAACGCGTTCGACGGATCGGCGCCCTGGTACCGGACCTACGCTACGCGCGACGGAGGCTTCATCGCGGTCGGAGCAATCGAGCCGCCGTTCTACGACGCCTTGGTCAGGGGATTGGGTCTCGATCCCCACCTGTGCGCGCGCGAGGATCCGGGCCGCTGGCCCGAGATCGCCGAAATGTTCGCGGCAAGCTTCCGCCGCCACGATCGAGCCCATTGGGAGGCGACCTTCGCCGAAACCGACGCCTGTGTCTCGCCGGTGCTCAGCTTCGGGGAGGCCTTCGCGCACCCCCACCACGTCGCGCGAAGAACCTATATGGGCCGGCCTGGCATGGCGCAGCCCGCGCCGGCGCCGCGTTTCGGCAGTGGCGGGGCGACGGCGGACCCGGCAGCCTCGCCCGCGCCCGGAGCGCACACGGACCGGGTGATGCGCGACCTCGGGCGAACCGAGGCGGAAATTGCAAGGATGCGCGCCTTAGGCGCCGTGGCCTGACACCGGAGGAGCCCAATGGAATATCTGAACGGGATCGCGCCAGCCGACGCCATGGTGCATGTGCTGCTGGAGCGCCGCGCCGCGGAGACGCCTGAGGCGACTTTCTTCAGCTTTGGCGATGGCGTCCACACGCTCGGCGACTTCAATGCCGCGTCGAACAGGCTGGCACGCAACCTCGAGACCTTCGGCATCACCACCGGCACCCACGTGGCCGTGCTGATGGAAACGTCGGTCGACTACCTATGCCTCTGGCTTGCGCTGTCCAAACTTGGAGCGGTGGAGATTCCGATCAATACCGCCTTCCGCGGCGATCTCCTGAAACATGTTCTGGCGACCTGCGAAGCCACTGTCTGCATCCTTGATGACAAGTTCACGGATGTGTTTCGAGCGGTCTATCCGGAAGGCGCTCCTTTCGAGCTGGTTTTTTGTCGGTCGGGGGACGCCGTGGCTCCGGCCGGCGTGTTCCGGGACTTTCGATCGCTGCTCGATCCCGCCGACGACAGCGACCTTCGCAAGCCTTTGCAACACGACGCCATCGCGAGCATCATCTTCACTTCCGGCACCACGGGCCCCTCCAAGGGCGTGATGCTTTCGCACCATTATCTTTGTGCCTACGGTCTCATGTATGCCGAGATCAACGGGCTTCAGGACGACGACGTCATCCTGAATTTCCTGCCGTTCTTCCACATCGCAGCCAAGTTTCTCACCATCGCCACGCTCGCCTGCGGCGGGCGCATGCGGCTTCAGCCGCGTCTCAGCATCTCGACGTTCTGGGACGAGGTGCGGGCACACCGGGTGACGAACTTCGTCGGCGTCGGGGGAATCTGCAACATGCTGATTTCGCGCCCCGAGAACCCGGATGACGCCAACTCGACGATCCGGACCATCTACGCGGTTCCCGATCCCGCCGACATCCATCGGGAAATCGAGCGCCGCTTCGGTTGCAAGCTGACCACCGTCTATGGCTCGACGGAGGTGGGGCTTCCCCTGTTCCGCGGCGTTCACGACGCGTATCGGCCGGGCTCCTGTGGCCGGATCAGCCCTTATTGCGACGTTCAGATCGTGGACCAGAACGACCAGCCGCTGGGCGTCGGGGAAACCGGAGAGATCGTGGTGCGGCCCAAGAGGCCCTTCCTGATCGGCTCGGGATACGTTTCCATGCCGGACCGGACGATCAGTGCGTGGCGCAATCTTTGGCTGCACTCTGGGGATCGCGGTCATTTCGATGCGGACGGGTGGTATTATTTCGATGACCGCGCCACGGATTCAATCCGACGTCGCGGCGAAAACATCTCATCCTTCGAGGTGGAGTTGCTGGTGGCGAAGCATCCGGCCGTGGCGGAGGCGGTGGCGGTGGCCACTCCCTCCGAGGTCGGCGAAGACGAGGTCTGGGTACTGGTTCTGCTGCGCGAGAATCACACCCTGTTGCCGGAGGACCTGCTGCGGCACTGTTCCCTGCATATGCCGTATTTCATGATACCCAGATTTATCGATATTGTTGATGATCTGCCTAGAACGTCTACCGCGAAGGTCGAGAAATACAAGATCCGGGCCACCGGACGGAGTGCTTGCACCTGGGATCGCGAGGCCGCGGGATGGACCGTGACCCGCCATGGCGTCTTTCCGCCGGGATCCTGGGACGCTTCCAGGGCGGGCGATGTTCCTGTGCCATTGGGCGGCGCGCCAGCCCGGGCGACAGATCAAGGCGATATATACCGTCAACATACATGTTGACGTTCGACATGGTTTGATCTAATACATAAGAAAGAACAACTATCATAACCGGGAGGCTCGTTTGATTGATGTTCGTGATGCGATGCGTCGCGCTGCCGAATGGCACCAGAATCGCACCGCGGTGATCAGTGGCGATCGAACGCTCACGTTCGGCGAGGCCTGGACGCGGGGGATCAGGCTGGCCAATGGCCTGCTCGCCATGGGCCTGAGGCCACAGGACCGCATCGCGGTTCTGGAGGACAATTGCGTAGAAGCGGCTGATTTCTTCCTGGCTGCGGCCA
This window contains:
- a CDS encoding AMP-binding protein, with translation MEYLNGIAPADAMVHVLLERRAAETPEATFFSFGDGVHTLGDFNAASNRLARNLETFGITTGTHVAVLMETSVDYLCLWLALSKLGAVEIPINTAFRGDLLKHVLATCEATVCILDDKFTDVFRAVYPEGAPFELVFCRSGDAVAPAGVFRDFRSLLDPADDSDLRKPLQHDAIASIIFTSGTTGPSKGVMLSHHYLCAYGLMYAEINGLQDDDVILNFLPFFHIAAKFLTIATLACGGRMRLQPRLSISTFWDEVRAHRVTNFVGVGGICNMLISRPENPDDANSTIRTIYAVPDPADIHREIERRFGCKLTTVYGSTEVGLPLFRGVHDAYRPGSCGRISPYCDVQIVDQNDQPLGVGETGEIVVRPKRPFLIGSGYVSMPDRTISAWRNLWLHSGDRGHFDADGWYYFDDRATDSIRRRGENISSFEVELLVAKHPAVAEAVAVATPSEVGEDEVWVLVLLRENHTLLPEDLLRHCSLHMPYFMIPRFIDIVDDLPRTSTAKVEKYKIRATGRSACTWDREAAGWTVTRHGVFPPGSWDASRAGDVPVPLGGAPARATDQGDIYRQHTC
- a CDS encoding enoyl-CoA hydratase/isomerase family protein; the encoded protein is MDEPMRAGLAEAYAAIEADERVRVAIIRGSEDGSFCSGGSIDGYLETNAFGPEGSGPPKIPRPYPSRKPYIAAITGYALGGGFSLAISCDLRIAGRHAQMGPTGLRLGAVQGAQTISRLTRLIGASRALGILLLSQRVGAEEAERIGLVHAVAEEGAVFETALSWAGAIARFDPWAVQKTKQLVYEAQHLPLAEAVAWEDEVAAEGYRRPEALAGFLAFKTRRRQGP